Proteins from a genomic interval of Dehalococcoidia bacterium:
- a CDS encoding DUF2079 domain-containing protein yields the protein MSVFADFALALAVAGGLGVAGWLLAPWLRLPTWSIHLLPVLAAGWGALYAWLSVAKHDAFRTHAYDLGIYDQVIWNTSQGRLFENSIMHFLPHFLGDHFSLGLLLLAPIYWVWPDPRALLILQAFALPAAALPLGYLAARLLKCAAAGLALGVAYLLHPGNAFTALFDFHDIVFAPPLIALALRFLLLGRPGAFTASLLPILLIKEEMGLVVAAVGAWTLLFTRFKRTGLLVATTGAVTFVVVIFLLVPLFNPEGQYYYLRRYFDTGAPGGEAAVSVERFLQLIPGLFTAEKAAYVGHLTVPFALLPFAGLASLMALPTLGYHLLSPEFPFAFIEKHYSVLLLPFLAFGAAQALHRLGMRSPRLLAGGVTALLGASGAAYYLIAPGPPARSYDPERFAPNPRAPVIREAIALIPRDASLLAQTDLVPHVSQRRQIYMFPDAPVFAGADYVLLDLEGNKYPLSNPEDDYDRELQQFLLNPDFETIFDRDNILVLRRRVVPIAPTFPLEVNFARRIALDGADVTPTTLRAGETVTVTLWWRALIDVPQDVVLFIHLIGPDGERWTQLDKQPTEDWFGTSRWKAGRRFRVPYELTLPTTAPPGDYRIVVGLYDVNSQRRLGIVGGGNSVDLPAPLHVR from the coding sequence ATGAGCGTCTTTGCTGATTTCGCGCTGGCGCTGGCCGTCGCGGGGGGGCTTGGCGTCGCTGGCTGGCTGCTCGCCCCGTGGCTGCGGCTGCCCACCTGGTCGATCCATCTCCTGCCGGTGCTTGCTGCGGGCTGGGGCGCTCTCTACGCCTGGCTGTCGGTCGCCAAGCACGACGCCTTTCGGACCCACGCCTATGACCTTGGGATCTACGACCAAGTGATCTGGAACACGAGCCAAGGGCGGCTGTTCGAGAACTCGATCATGCATTTTCTCCCCCACTTTCTCGGGGACCATTTCTCACTCGGCTTGCTGCTGCTCGCGCCGATCTACTGGGTCTGGCCCGACCCGCGAGCGCTGCTCATTCTCCAGGCGTTCGCGCTGCCGGCGGCAGCTCTTCCGCTGGGCTATCTCGCGGCGCGGCTGCTGAAGTGCGCAGCGGCCGGTCTTGCGCTCGGCGTCGCCTATCTCCTGCATCCGGGCAATGCGTTTACGGCACTCTTCGACTTTCACGACATCGTCTTCGCGCCGCCGCTGATCGCGCTTGCCCTGCGCTTCCTGCTGCTCGGCCGGCCGGGCGCCTTCACTGCTTCCCTGCTCCCAATCCTGCTGATCAAAGAGGAGATGGGGCTGGTTGTTGCGGCGGTGGGGGCGTGGACCCTGCTGTTCACGCGCTTCAAGCGAACTGGCCTTCTCGTCGCGACAACAGGAGCGGTCACCTTTGTCGTCGTTATCTTTCTGCTCGTGCCGCTCTTCAATCCAGAGGGGCAGTACTACTACCTCCGCCGCTACTTTGATACCGGCGCGCCGGGCGGCGAGGCGGCAGTGTCAGTTGAGCGCTTCCTTCAGCTTATCCCGGGGCTCTTCACGGCAGAGAAGGCCGCTTATGTCGGTCACCTGACGGTGCCGTTTGCGCTGCTGCCCTTCGCTGGCCTCGCCAGCCTGATGGCGCTGCCGACGCTCGGCTATCATCTGCTCAGTCCTGAATTCCCCTTTGCCTTCATCGAGAAGCATTACAGCGTCCTGCTCCTGCCGTTTCTCGCATTTGGCGCGGCTCAGGCGCTGCATCGGCTTGGGATGCGCTCGCCCCGGCTCCTCGCAGGCGGGGTCACGGCGCTTCTTGGCGCGTCTGGAGCGGCCTACTACCTGATCGCGCCGGGGCCGCCGGCGCGCAGCTACGACCCGGAGCGGTTCGCGCCCAACCCGCGCGCGCCGGTTATCCGCGAGGCGATCGCGCTTATTCCGCGCGATGCCAGCCTGCTCGCCCAGACCGACCTTGTGCCTCATGTCTCGCAGCGGCGCCAGATTTATATGTTCCCGGACGCGCCGGTGTTTGCCGGGGCGGACTACGTCCTGCTCGACCTCGAGGGGAATAAGTATCCGCTCTCTAATCCTGAGGACGACTACGACCGCGAACTGCAGCAGTTTCTTTTGAACCCGGATTTCGAGACGATCTTCGACCGCGACAATATCCTCGTCTTGCGCCGCCGCGTCGTCCCAATCGCGCCGACATTCCCGCTGGAGGTCAATTTCGCGCGCCGGATCGCGCTCGATGGGGCAGACGTGACGCCGACGACGCTCCGTGCCGGCGAGACCGTCACGGTGACGCTCTGGTGGCGAGCGCTGATCGACGTCCCGCAGGATGTCGTGCTGTTCATCCACCTGATCGGTCCAGATGGAGAGCGCTGGACTCAGCTGGACAAGCAGCCGACCGAAGATTGGTTCGGGACATCTCGGTGGAAGGCGGGACGCCGGTTCCGCGTGCCGTATGAGCTTACACTCCCAACGACTGCGCCGCCGGGCGACTACCGCATCGTTGTCGGCCTCTACGACGTCAACAGCCAGCGGCGCCTCGGAATCGTCGGCGGAGGGAACAGCGTCGACCTACCAGCGCCGCTGCACGTCCGCTAG